In Papaver somniferum cultivar HN1 chromosome 1, ASM357369v1, whole genome shotgun sequence, a genomic segment contains:
- the LOC113314165 gene encoding uncharacterized protein LOC113314165 isoform X2 has product MARGPRSSSISHRSGTPTTNKPTWTPLVYTRRSPSTNGSDSHGRSSNSSGGSGSHPSSQGEHSPSGGSEPWHEALCQTNSDSEPEISEENMIGDDQRLPIDFNDIGQSIGPTKKMYATKMGKITRNLVPPSIKSWKQVPLPLKEEIWRSLSNAYMVPEYVKAKALKMANMLWKNAKTKLRAMCDDCSSVVEMRKRIPKNLKKEDWDAFVDIVSKGEDKEVRERMKRARSKLKAAHSTGRRGIAQRRHEMEQASPTGKVLRVDLYLATHVYQEMSEEDRLHFDPLSYEVTSRDYVVLGRDGRGVVRGFGGGVSKTELRASAVSRELLRKEKLKTAVIENRVRNLEETVEELRALSVIPGTNNANNTQTMNVDGQRVQYVVLRNMRKGAVAFRRIDRSADENDDFYFPVLIDEVVIRSEPLCVGEGTLSSVKHGAKILWPKHSVGPWPVVLDAYF; this is encoded by the exons ATGGCTAGGGGACCTAGAAGTAGCAGCATATCTCATCGGTCTGGAACTCCTACCACAAATAAACCTACCTGGACTCCTTTGGTTTATACACGAAGGTCTCCATCTACTAATGGTTCAGACAGTCATGGAAgaagttcgaattcaagtggagGGTCCGGGTCTCATCCATCGTCTCAGGGTGAACATTCTCCTAGTGGAGGTTCAGAGCCGTGGCATGAGGCTCTATGTCAGACGAATAGTGATAGTGAACCTGAAATTAGTGAAGAAAACATGATTG GTGATGATCAGCGTCTGCCAATTGATTTTAATGACATAGGCCAATCTATAGGACCTACCAAAAAGATGTATGCCACCAAGATGGGGAAAATAACCAGAAATCTCGTCCCACCATCTATTAAAAGTTGGAAGCAAGTTCCTCTGCCATTGAAGGAAGAAATCTGGAGGAGTCTCTCCAATGCATACATGGTTCCTGAATATGTCAAGGCCAAAGCTTTGAAAATGGCAAATATGTTATGGAAGAATGCCAAGACTAAACTAAGGGCGATGTGTGATGACTGTTCCAGTGTTGTTGAAATGAGAAAAAGGATacccaaaaatttgaaaaaagagGACTGGGATGCCTTCGTTGATATTGTGAGTAAAGGCGAAGATAAAGAGGTTAGGGAAAGAATGAAGAGAGCAAGGTCAAAGCTAAAAGCTGCACACAGTACCGGTAGGCGTGGTATTGCACAACGCCGACATGAAATGGAACAAGCAAGTCCTACTGGTAAGGTATTAAGGGTTGACCTGTACCTGGCTACACATGTGTACCAAGAAATGTCTGAAGAGGACCGTCTACACTTCGATCCCCTATCTTATGAAGTAACATCAAGAGATTATGTT GTACTTGGCCGTGATGGAAGGGGTGTTGTTCGAGGCTTTGGAGGTGGGGTCTCAAAGACTGAGTTACGTGCATCTGCAGTTAGTAGAGAGCTGTTGCGTAAGGAGAAATTGAAGACTGCTGTTATAGAAAATCGTGTCCGTAATCTTGAGGAGACTGTTGAGGAGCTAAGAGCCTTAAGTGTCATCCCTGGCACCAACAATGCTAATAATACTCAG ACAATGAATGTGGATGGTCAAAGAGTCCAGTATGTTGTATTAAGGAATATGCGCAAGGGTGCAGTTGCATTCAGACGTATTGATAGGAGtgctgatgaaaatgatgatttttATTTTCCCGTCCTCATTGATGAAGTAGTGATACGCAGTGAGCCGCTCTGCGTTGGAGAAGGAACTCTTTCTAGTGTGAAACATGGTGCCAAGATTTTGTGGCCCAAGCACTCTGTTGGACCTTGGCCAGTAGTACTTGATGCATATTTTTGA
- the LOC113314148 gene encoding uncharacterized protein LOC113314148 isoform X1, with translation MSGRRINPPCKEWFTARKGSPRFIEGVKSFIQFTADSLGEDINQFHCTCMKCQNYNSRPKTLDEIHGDILDHGFDVTYRTWIHHGEKPRENNSTVRASALPTNNVVSEASFPRMVDLFLDTLGRTELGNHENGAIDEDSSNANVEDDSGANVEGGAGASVEDGVDADFRKRMLDALQPLYPDCGGEHTKLSTVIELLSLKARYQCSNVFFTELLKFMKTILPEGNTLPSTCAKAKGMLKPFNLPVEIIHACFNDCILYRKENADYEECPKCHASRWKVPPEGSDPNARKVPVKKLRFFPITERLQRWYGTPWIAEQMYYHSNVEESITHMRHPVDSSSWKSIDRKWPEFASEKRNVRLGLATDGFNPFGMMTTHSTWPVMVFPFNLPPSVCTSNDFTLLSLLIPGPSGPNGNIDVYLQPLIDELIELWLKGKLTYDAHTKTSFTMKAILMWCIHDYPAYAYMSGLRTSGKFGCPACGEDTEALRLKWGNKFAYMGHRRFLRDRSHPYRRETDKFNGFKEDRGAPIRLSGVELFDRTATANKEFGKMVKRSLVDSPYSKRSILYNLPYWKFLQLLHNVDVMHVEKNFAEKMFGTFMNHKDKSKDGDPARKDLELLNLKPDLWLTETNGKVERPPAPYCLPKNERELVCKTFSKLKVPIGYSGNWKKKVDMKELQFKCLKSHDYHMLMQGLMPIFLMYCFKDHKLLREAIHQLSLFFKVLCSKVIDREALRLMHERIVESLCVFEMYFPPAFFVTMTHLVVHLAEEALTLGPVQFRWMYPFERYTSLIVDTFSFFITL, from the exons ATGTCAGGACGTCGTATAAATCCTCCTTGTAAAGAATGGTTCACTGCACGTAAGGGTTCACCGAGGTTTATTGAAGGTGTTAAATCTTTCATTCAATTTACAGCTGACAGTCTTGGGGAAGATATAAATCAATTTCATTGTACTTGCATGAAATGTCAGAATTATAATAGTCGTCCaaaaactcttgatgaaatacaTGGGGATATTCTTGATCATGGGTTCGATGTGACATACCGAACGTGGATCCATCATGGTGAGAAACCTCGTGAGAATAATTCCACTGTTAGAGCTTCCGCGTTACCCACTAATAATGTTGTGAGTGAAGCTTCTTTTCCGAGAATGGTTGACTTGTTCTTAGACACACTAGGTCGCACTGAGCTTGGTAACCATGAAAATGGTGCTATTGATGAAGATAGTTCAAATGCTAATGTTGAAGATGATTCTGGTGCTAATGTAGAAGGTGGTGCTGGTGCTAGtgttgaagatggtgtcgatGCCGATTTCAGAAAGAGGATGTTGGATGCATTACAACCCCTCTATCCAGATTGTGGTGGTGAACATACAAAACTGTCGACAGTGATTGAGCTTCTTAGTTTGAAAGCAAGGTATCAGTGTTCCAATGTTTTTTTTACagaattattaaaatttatgAAAACTATTTTACCGGAAGGGAACACGTTACCATCTACATGTGCTAAAGCTAAGGGTATGCTCAAGCCATTTAACTTGCCGGTCGAGATTATCCATGCTTGCTTTAATGATTGCATACTTTATCGAAAGGAGAATGCTGATTATGAAGAGTGTCCTAAATGTCATGCAAGTAGATGGAAAGTACCTCCTGAAGGAAGTGATCCAAATGCTAGAAAAGTGCCAGTGAAGAAACTAAGGTTTTTCCCAATTACTGAAAGGTTACAGCGTTGGTATGGTACTCCATGGATTGCTGAGCAGATGTACTATCACTCTAATGTTGAAGAAAGTATTACACACATGCGACATCCTGTGGATTCTTCTTCTTGGAAGTCAATTGATAGGAAGTGGCCTGAGTTTGCTTCTGAGAAACGTAATGTGCGTCTAGGATTAGCCACTGATGGTTTTAATCCTTTTGGAATGATGACTACACACAGTACTTGGCCCGTCATGGTTTTTCCTTTTAACCTTCCCCCATCAGTATGCACGTCAAACGATTTTACACTGTTATCACTACTTATTCCTGGTCCAAGTGGTCCCAATGGAAACATTGATGTTTATTTGCAGCCCTTAATTGATGAGTTAATTGAGTTATGGTTAAAAGGAAAGCTAACGTATGATGCGCACACAAAGACTTCCTTTACAATGAAAGCAATTTTAATGTGGTGTATACATGACTATCCGGCTTATGCGTATATGTCTGGTCTGCGAACATCTGGAAAATTTGGTTGTCCGGCATGTGGTGAAGATACTGAGGCTCTGAGGCTGAAATGGGGTAATAAGTTTGCATACATGGGTCATAGAAGATTTTTAAGAGATCGGTCTCACCCTTACAGACGTGAAACCGACAAGTTCAATGGATTTAAGGAAGATAGGGGTGCACCAATTCGTTTGAGTGGCGTTGAATTGTTTGATAGGACAGCAACAGCAAACAAGGAATTCGGGAAGATGGTAAAGCGGTCACTAGTTGATTCTCCGTATTCGAAGAGATCAATTCTATACAATCTGCCATATTGGAAG TTTCTGCAACTTCTTCATAATGTGGATGTGATGCATGTAGAAAAGAACTTTGCAGAGAAAATGTTTGGGACTTTCATGAACCACAAGGATAAGTCTAAGGATGGGGATCCAGCACGCAAGGATTTGGAACTGCTGAACTTAAAACCTGACTTGTGGTTGACGGAAACAAATGGTAAAGTAGAACGCCCCCCAGCTCCTTATTGCTTGCCTAAGAATGAAAGAGAACTAGTCTGTAAAACTTTTAGCAAACTGAAAGTTCCTATTGGTTATAGTGGAAACTGGAAAAAGAAAGTGGATATGAAAGAGTTACAATTTAAGTGTTTGAAGTCCCACGACTACCACATGCTTATGCAGGGTTTGATGCCAATTTTTCTAATGTATTGTTTCAAAGATCATAAGCTTTTGCGTGAGGCAATACATCAATTGTCATTGTTTTTCAAAGTTCTTTGTTCTAAGGTTATTGATCGTGAAGCGCTTCGTCTAATGCACGAACGTATTGTGGAGTCTTTATGTGTGTTTGAGATGTACTTCCCACCGGCTTTTTTTGTTACGATGACTCATCTTGTCGTACATTTGGCCGAAGAGGCACTAACATTGGGACCAGTTCAATTTAGGTGGATGTACCCTTTCGAGAGGTATACTTCTTTAATTGTTGATACTTTCAGTTTCTTTATTACTTTATGA
- the LOC113314165 gene encoding uncharacterized protein LOC113314165 isoform X1, translating to MARGPRSSSISHRSGTPTTNKPTWTPLVYTRRSPSTNGSDSHGRSSNSSGGSGSHPSSQGEHSPSGGSEPWHEALCQTNSDSEPEISEENMIGDDQRLPIDFNDIGQSIGPTKKMYATKMGKITRNLVPPSIKSWKQVPLPLKEEIWRSLSNAYMVPEYVKAKALKMANMLWKNAKTKLRAMCDDCSSVVEMRKRIPKNLKKEDWDAFVDIVSKGEDKEVRERMKRARSKLKAAHSTGRRGIAQRRHEMEQASPTGKVLRVDLYLATHVYQEMSEEDRLHFDPLSYEVTSRDYVQKVTELNETDEFRGETDLDKDAVAKVLGRDGRGVVRGFGGGVSKTELRASAVSRELLRKEKLKTAVIENRVRNLEETVEELRALSVIPGTNNANNTQTMNVDGQRVQYVVLRNMRKGAVAFRRIDRSADENDDFYFPVLIDEVVIRSEPLCVGEGTLSSVKHGAKILWPKHSVGPWPVVLDAYF from the exons ATGGCTAGGGGACCTAGAAGTAGCAGCATATCTCATCGGTCTGGAACTCCTACCACAAATAAACCTACCTGGACTCCTTTGGTTTATACACGAAGGTCTCCATCTACTAATGGTTCAGACAGTCATGGAAgaagttcgaattcaagtggagGGTCCGGGTCTCATCCATCGTCTCAGGGTGAACATTCTCCTAGTGGAGGTTCAGAGCCGTGGCATGAGGCTCTATGTCAGACGAATAGTGATAGTGAACCTGAAATTAGTGAAGAAAACATGATTG GTGATGATCAGCGTCTGCCAATTGATTTTAATGACATAGGCCAATCTATAGGACCTACCAAAAAGATGTATGCCACCAAGATGGGGAAAATAACCAGAAATCTCGTCCCACCATCTATTAAAAGTTGGAAGCAAGTTCCTCTGCCATTGAAGGAAGAAATCTGGAGGAGTCTCTCCAATGCATACATGGTTCCTGAATATGTCAAGGCCAAAGCTTTGAAAATGGCAAATATGTTATGGAAGAATGCCAAGACTAAACTAAGGGCGATGTGTGATGACTGTTCCAGTGTTGTTGAAATGAGAAAAAGGATacccaaaaatttgaaaaaagagGACTGGGATGCCTTCGTTGATATTGTGAGTAAAGGCGAAGATAAAGAGGTTAGGGAAAGAATGAAGAGAGCAAGGTCAAAGCTAAAAGCTGCACACAGTACCGGTAGGCGTGGTATTGCACAACGCCGACATGAAATGGAACAAGCAAGTCCTACTGGTAAGGTATTAAGGGTTGACCTGTACCTGGCTACACATGTGTACCAAGAAATGTCTGAAGAGGACCGTCTACACTTCGATCCCCTATCTTATGAAGTAACATCAAGAGATTATGTT CAAAAGGTGACGGAGTTGAATGAAACAGATGAGTTTAGAGGTGAGACTGATCTAGATAAGGATGCAGTTGCGAAG GTACTTGGCCGTGATGGAAGGGGTGTTGTTCGAGGCTTTGGAGGTGGGGTCTCAAAGACTGAGTTACGTGCATCTGCAGTTAGTAGAGAGCTGTTGCGTAAGGAGAAATTGAAGACTGCTGTTATAGAAAATCGTGTCCGTAATCTTGAGGAGACTGTTGAGGAGCTAAGAGCCTTAAGTGTCATCCCTGGCACCAACAATGCTAATAATACTCAG ACAATGAATGTGGATGGTCAAAGAGTCCAGTATGTTGTATTAAGGAATATGCGCAAGGGTGCAGTTGCATTCAGACGTATTGATAGGAGtgctgatgaaaatgatgatttttATTTTCCCGTCCTCATTGATGAAGTAGTGATACGCAGTGAGCCGCTCTGCGTTGGAGAAGGAACTCTTTCTAGTGTGAAACATGGTGCCAAGATTTTGTGGCCCAAGCACTCTGTTGGACCTTGGCCAGTAGTACTTGATGCATATTTTTGA
- the LOC113314148 gene encoding uncharacterized protein LOC113314148 isoform X2: protein MSGRRINPPCKEWFTARKGSPRFIEGVKSFIQFTADSLGEDINQFHCTCMKCQNYNSRPKTLDEIHGDILDHGFDVTYRTWIHHGEKPRENNSTVRASALPTNNVVSEASFPRMVDLFLDTLGRTELGNHENGAIDEDSSNANVEDDSGANVEGGAGASVEDGVDADFRKRMLDALQPLYPDCGGEHTKLSTVIELLSLKARYQCSNVFFTELLKFMKTILPEGNTLPSTCAKAKGMLKPFNLPVEIIHACFNDCILYRKENADYEECPKCHASRWKVPPEGSDPNARKVPVKKLRFFPITERLQRWYGTPWIAEQMYYHSNVEESITHMRHPVDSSSWKSIDRKWPEFASEKRNVRLGLATDGFNPFGMMTTHSTWPVMVFPFNLPPSVCTSNDFTLLSLLIPGPSGPNGNIDVYLQPLIDELIELWLKGKLTYDAHTKTSFTMKAILMWCIHDYPAYAYMSGLRTSGKFGCPACGEDTEALRLKWGNKFAYMGHRRFLRDRSHPYRRETDKFNGFKEDRGAPIRLSGVELFDRTATANKEFGKMVKRSLVDSPYSKRSILYNLPYWKFLQLLHNVDVMHVEKNFAEKMFGTFMNHKDKSKDGDPARKDLELLNLKPDLWLTETNGKVERPPAPYCLPKNERELVCKTFSKLKVPIGYSGNWKKKVDMKELQFKCLKSHDYHMLMQGLMPIFLMYCFKDHKLLREAIHQLSLFFKVLCSKVIDREALRLMHERIVESLCVFEMYFPPAFFVTMTHLVVHLAEEALTLGPVQFRWMYPFERFMDGTKTILKGQ from the exons ATGTCAGGACGTCGTATAAATCCTCCTTGTAAAGAATGGTTCACTGCACGTAAGGGTTCACCGAGGTTTATTGAAGGTGTTAAATCTTTCATTCAATTTACAGCTGACAGTCTTGGGGAAGATATAAATCAATTTCATTGTACTTGCATGAAATGTCAGAATTATAATAGTCGTCCaaaaactcttgatgaaatacaTGGGGATATTCTTGATCATGGGTTCGATGTGACATACCGAACGTGGATCCATCATGGTGAGAAACCTCGTGAGAATAATTCCACTGTTAGAGCTTCCGCGTTACCCACTAATAATGTTGTGAGTGAAGCTTCTTTTCCGAGAATGGTTGACTTGTTCTTAGACACACTAGGTCGCACTGAGCTTGGTAACCATGAAAATGGTGCTATTGATGAAGATAGTTCAAATGCTAATGTTGAAGATGATTCTGGTGCTAATGTAGAAGGTGGTGCTGGTGCTAGtgttgaagatggtgtcgatGCCGATTTCAGAAAGAGGATGTTGGATGCATTACAACCCCTCTATCCAGATTGTGGTGGTGAACATACAAAACTGTCGACAGTGATTGAGCTTCTTAGTTTGAAAGCAAGGTATCAGTGTTCCAATGTTTTTTTTACagaattattaaaatttatgAAAACTATTTTACCGGAAGGGAACACGTTACCATCTACATGTGCTAAAGCTAAGGGTATGCTCAAGCCATTTAACTTGCCGGTCGAGATTATCCATGCTTGCTTTAATGATTGCATACTTTATCGAAAGGAGAATGCTGATTATGAAGAGTGTCCTAAATGTCATGCAAGTAGATGGAAAGTACCTCCTGAAGGAAGTGATCCAAATGCTAGAAAAGTGCCAGTGAAGAAACTAAGGTTTTTCCCAATTACTGAAAGGTTACAGCGTTGGTATGGTACTCCATGGATTGCTGAGCAGATGTACTATCACTCTAATGTTGAAGAAAGTATTACACACATGCGACATCCTGTGGATTCTTCTTCTTGGAAGTCAATTGATAGGAAGTGGCCTGAGTTTGCTTCTGAGAAACGTAATGTGCGTCTAGGATTAGCCACTGATGGTTTTAATCCTTTTGGAATGATGACTACACACAGTACTTGGCCCGTCATGGTTTTTCCTTTTAACCTTCCCCCATCAGTATGCACGTCAAACGATTTTACACTGTTATCACTACTTATTCCTGGTCCAAGTGGTCCCAATGGAAACATTGATGTTTATTTGCAGCCCTTAATTGATGAGTTAATTGAGTTATGGTTAAAAGGAAAGCTAACGTATGATGCGCACACAAAGACTTCCTTTACAATGAAAGCAATTTTAATGTGGTGTATACATGACTATCCGGCTTATGCGTATATGTCTGGTCTGCGAACATCTGGAAAATTTGGTTGTCCGGCATGTGGTGAAGATACTGAGGCTCTGAGGCTGAAATGGGGTAATAAGTTTGCATACATGGGTCATAGAAGATTTTTAAGAGATCGGTCTCACCCTTACAGACGTGAAACCGACAAGTTCAATGGATTTAAGGAAGATAGGGGTGCACCAATTCGTTTGAGTGGCGTTGAATTGTTTGATAGGACAGCAACAGCAAACAAGGAATTCGGGAAGATGGTAAAGCGGTCACTAGTTGATTCTCCGTATTCGAAGAGATCAATTCTATACAATCTGCCATATTGGAAG TTTCTGCAACTTCTTCATAATGTGGATGTGATGCATGTAGAAAAGAACTTTGCAGAGAAAATGTTTGGGACTTTCATGAACCACAAGGATAAGTCTAAGGATGGGGATCCAGCACGCAAGGATTTGGAACTGCTGAACTTAAAACCTGACTTGTGGTTGACGGAAACAAATGGTAAAGTAGAACGCCCCCCAGCTCCTTATTGCTTGCCTAAGAATGAAAGAGAACTAGTCTGTAAAACTTTTAGCAAACTGAAAGTTCCTATTGGTTATAGTGGAAACTGGAAAAAGAAAGTGGATATGAAAGAGTTACAATTTAAGTGTTTGAAGTCCCACGACTACCACATGCTTATGCAGGGTTTGATGCCAATTTTTCTAATGTATTGTTTCAAAGATCATAAGCTTTTGCGTGAGGCAATACATCAATTGTCATTGTTTTTCAAAGTTCTTTGTTCTAAGGTTATTGATCGTGAAGCGCTTCGTCTAATGCACGAACGTATTGTGGAGTCTTTATGTGTGTTTGAGATGTACTTCCCACCGGCTTTTTTTGTTACGATGACTCATCTTGTCGTACATTTGGCCGAAGAGGCACTAACATTGGGACCAGTTCAATTTAGGTGGATGTACCCTTTCGAGAG GTTTATGgacggaacaaaaactatatTGAAGGGTCAATAA